From Gopherus flavomarginatus isolate rGopFla2 chromosome 7, rGopFla2.mat.asm, whole genome shotgun sequence, the proteins below share one genomic window:
- the GLUL gene encoding glutamine synthetase — translation MATSASSHLSKAIKQMYMKLPQGEKVQAMYIWIDGTGEHLRCKTRTLDQEPKSIEDLPEWNFDGSSTLQSEGSNSDMYLLPAAMFRDPFRKDPNKLVLCEVFKYNRKPAESNLRHTCKRIMDMVSNQIPWFGMEQEYTLLGTDGHPFGWPSNGFPGPQGPYYCGVGADKAYGRDIVEAHYRACLYAGVKIGGTNAEVMPAQWEFQVGPCEGIEMGDHLWIARFILHRVCEDFGVIVSFDPKPISGNWNGAGCHTNFSAKSMREEGGLKHIEEAIEKLSKRHQYHIRAYDPKGGLDNARRLTGFHETSSIHEFSAGVANRGASIRIPRNVGQEKKGYFEDRRPSANCDPYAVTEALIRTCLLSETGDEPFEYKN, via the exons ATGGCCACCTCAGCGAGTTCCCACCTGAGCAAAGCTATAAAGCAGATGTACATGAAGCTTCCTCAGGGTGAAAAGGTGCAAGCTATGTACATCTGGattgatgggactggggagcaccTGCGCTGTAAAACCCGGACGCTGGACCAAGAGCCCAAGAGCATTGAAG ATCTACCTGAGTGGAACTTTGACGGCTCTAGCACCTTGCAGTCTGAGGGTTCAAACAGTGACATGTACcttctccctgctgccatgtTCCGGGACCCTTTCCGCAAGGACCCTAACAAGCTGGTTCTTTGTGAGGTCTTCAAGTACAACCGCAAGCCAGCTG AGTCAAACCTACGGCACACCTGTAAACGGATTATGGATATGGTGTCCAACCAGATCCCCTGGTTTGGGATGGAGCAGGAATATACTCTTCTTGGGACAGACGGACATCCATTTGGTTGGCCTTCCAATGGCTTCCCTGGGCCCCAGG GTCCATATTACTGTGGCGTAGGAGCAGACAAAGCCTATGGCAGAGACATTGTGGAAGCGCATTATCGGGCATGTCTCTATGCTGGTGTTAAAATTGGAGGAACAAATGCAGAAGTGATGCCCGCACAG tgggaattccaggtggGCCCATGCGAAGGGATTGAGATGGGGGATCACCTCTGGATTGCACGCTTCATCCTACATCGGGTGTGTGAAGACTTTGGGGTAATCGTGTCCTTCGATCCCAAGCCCATCTCTGGGAATTGGAATGGAGCTGGTTGCCACACCAACTTCAGCGCCAAGTCCATGAGGGAGGAAGGAGGCCTCAA GCATATAGAAGAGGCCATTGAGAAGCTCAGCAAGCGGCACCAGTACCACATCCGTGCTTATGACCCAAAAGGGGGGCTGGACAACGCCAGGCGCCTAACGGGCTTCCACGAGACATCCAGCATCCACGAATTCTCTGCTGGCGTGGCCAACCGTGGGGCCAGTATCCGTATCCCCAGAAACGTGGGCCAAGAAAAGAAGGGCTACTTCGAGGACCGCCGGCCCTCTGCCAACTGTGACCCTTATGCTGTGACGGAGGCACTAATCCGTACGTGTCTTCTCAGCGAAACCGGGGATGAGCCCTTTGAGTACAAGAACTAA